A genome region from Arachis duranensis cultivar V14167 chromosome 6, aradu.V14167.gnm2.J7QH, whole genome shotgun sequence includes the following:
- the LOC107492877 gene encoding gamma-tubulin complex component 3, whose amino-acid sequence MEDEEDQQKVSDLVRELVIRLLSSPADDGSATTNSKPNLNSPHFVNSLRYAQRILCSRLTPSVAPDAAAIADSVKRRLASHGSSSLALSFADLFAKFSSKTGPGSVNNKWAVIYLLKIISEDRKGAKSQYCPSNLLPNLSLSDDADFGKGKGSSSVKPLGDNNKKGWDNGVLLVSKDPENRRELAFREFVNLVREENEVSEEVLVRDVLYACQGVDGKYVKFDGGSDDAGYVLSDSISVPRATRIMVHKLCELGRLFRKVTGYIAQSMDRFPAEDVGTVGQALCSALQDELTEYYKLLAVLEAQSSNPIPLVSETASSGNYLSLRRLAVWIAEPMVKMRLMADLVDKCRVLKGGAMASAIHLHARHGDPLVHEFMRRLLQRVCAPLFEMVKRWVQEGELEDIFAEFFIVGQEVKAESLWREGYRLNHSMLPSFISPSLAQRILRTGKSINFLRVCCDDRSWADAATRVATDIGVTARRGGFGYGETDTLESLVDEAAKRIDKHLLDVIYRRYKFKEHCLAIKRYLLLGQGDFVQYLMDIVGPDLSEPANTISSFKLSGLLETAVRASNAQYDDRDMLDRLRVKMMPHESGDRGWDVFSLEYDARVPLDTVFTESVMAKYLRIFNFLWKLRRVEHALTGAWKTMKPNCISYHSFTRLQSAVKKELDSTLRRCQVLWVEINHFISNLQYYIMFEVLEVSWSNFLSEMDVAKDLDDLLAAHDTYLDSIVEKSLLGELSQSLYKSLLVIFDLILRFRSHADRLYEGIQELQARITRSSQSSSEQGSWTADGRKALTQRAGEFLRNMGHDLEEISKEYSSLQEEFISQFPVQKHVDLKFLFFRLDFNEFYRRVSPSS is encoded by the exons ATGGAGGACGAAGAAGACCAGCAGAAGGTTTCAGATCTGGTGCGGGAACTCGTAATCCGCCTCCTCTCCTCCCCCGCCGACGACGGCTCCGCCACCACCAACTCCAAGCCCAACCTTAACTCCCCTCACTTCGTCAACTCCCTCCGCTACGCCCAACGCATCCTCTGCAGCCGCCTCACCCCCTCCGTCGCCCCCGACGCCGCTGCCATCGCTGACTCCGTCAAGCGTCGCCTCGCCTCCCACGGAAGCTCCTCCCTCGCTCTCTCCTTCGCCGACCTCTTCGCCAAGTTCTCCTCCAAGACCGGCCCTGGCAGCGTCAACAACAAGTGGGCCGTCATCTACCTCCTCAAGATCATCTCCGAGGATCGCAAGGGTGCGAAGTCCCAGTATTGCCCTTCTAACCTCTTGCCCAATTTGTCCCTCTCCGACGACGCCGATTTTGGTAAGGGTAAGGGTTCTTCTTCTGTTAAGCCTTTGGGGGATAATAACAAAAAGGGATGGGATAACGGGGTTCTATTGGTTTCAAAGGATCCCGAGAATAGGCGCGAGCTTGCGTTTAGAGAATTTGTCAATTTGGTTAGGGAAGAGAATGAGGTTTCTGAAGAGGTTTTGGTTAGGGATGTGTTGTATGCTTGCCAAGGGGTTGATGGGAAATATGTTAAATTCGATGGTGGTAGTGATGACGCTGGGTATGTGTTATCAGATTCGATTAGCGTGCCTAGAGCTACTAGAATTATGGTTCATAAGCTTTGTGAATTGGGCAGGTTGTTTAGGAAGGTTACTGGGTATATTGCGCAGAGTATGGATCGGTTTCCGGCCGAAGACGTAGGTACTGTTGGGCAGGCTTTGTGTTCTGCATTGCAGGATGAGCTTACCGAGTATTATAAGTTGCTAGCTGTGCTTGAGGCACAGTCTTCGAATCCAATTCCTTTGGTATCCGAAACTGCTAGCTCGGGAAATTATCTTTCATTGAGGAGGTTGGCTGTTTGGATTGCAGAACCAATGGTGAAGATGAGGTTGATGGCTGATTTGGTTGACAAGTGCAGGGTTCTGAAGGGCGGTGCAATGGCCAGTGCAATTCATTTGCATGCCCGACATGGCGATCCTCTGGTTCATGAGTTCATGAGGAGGTTGCTGCAGAGAGTGTGTGCACCTCTGTTTGAGATGGTGAAAAGGTGGGTTCAGGAAGGGGAGTTGGAGGATATATTTGCAGAGTTTTTTATTGTGGGGCAAGAGGTGAAAGCTGAGTCTCTTTGGCGTGAAGGTTATAGGCTCAACCACTCGATGCTTCCTTCATTCATTTCACCCTCGCTTGCACAGCGTATTTTGAGGACTGGGAAGTCCATCAATTTCCTTCGGGTGTGCTGTGATGATCGCAGTTGGGCTGATGCAGCAACCAGAGTTGCCACTGATATAGGGGTGACAGCAAGAAGAGGGGGTTTTGGGTATGGTGAAACTGATACCCTTGAGTCACTAGTTGATGAAGCTGCAAAGAGAATCGATAAGCATCTGTTGGATGTAATTTACAGACGGTACAAATTCAAAGAACACTGCCTTGCAATTAAACGGTATTTATTACTTGGTCAAGGTGATTTTGTGCAATATCTAATGGACATTGTTGGGCCTGATCTTTCTGAGCCAGCAAACACGATAAGCTCTTTCAAACTCTCTGGACTGTTGGAAACTGCAGTTCGGGCATCCAATGCTCAGTATGATGATCGTGACATGTTGGATAGGCTCAGGGTCAAAATGATGCCGCATGAAAGCGGTGACAGGGGCTGGGATGTATTTTCACTGGAATATGATGCAAGAGTTCCGTTGGACACTGTGTTCACGGAGTCTGTGATGGCAAAgtatttaagaatttttaactttttgtgGAAGCTTAGAAGAGTTGAACATGCACTTACCGGTGCCTGGAAGACCATGAAACCAAACTGCATCAGTTATCATTCCTTTACCAGATTGCAAAGTGCAGTAAAGAAGGAGTTGGATTCAACATTGAGGCGCTGCCAGGTTCTATGGGTTGAAATTAATCACTTCATTTCAAATTTGCAATATTATATAATGTTCGAAGTCTTGGAAGTATCATGGTCAAACTTCTTAAGTGAGATGGATGTAGCCAAGGATCTTGATGATCTACTTGCAGCTCATGACACATATCTAGATTCCATTGTAGAGAAATCCCTTCTTGGTGAGCTCTCCCAATCGCTTTACAAGTCATTATTAGTGATATTTGACCTTATACTACGTTTTCGGAGCCATGCGGATCGGCTGTATGAAGGTATTCAGGAGTTGCAAGCAAG AATCACAAGATCTTCCCAATCCTCTTCTGAACAAGGATCCTGGACTGCTGATGGAAGGAAAGCCCTAACACAACGTGCTGGCGAATTTCTTCGAAATATGGGACATGATCTGGAGGAGATTTCAAAAGAGTATTCGTCATTGCAAGAGGAATTCATATCTCAGTTCCCTGTACAGAAGCATGTTGATCTAAAGTTTCTCTTTTTCCGTCTCgatttcaatgaattttataGGCGGGTGTCTCCTAGCTCATAA